One window of the Salvia miltiorrhiza cultivar Shanhuang (shh) chromosome 6, IMPLAD_Smil_shh, whole genome shotgun sequence genome contains the following:
- the LOC130988023 gene encoding RHOMBOID-like protein 8 — protein sequence MAESPISKLQTCVEIKSIPPSFARMSTELSTEELLKEYKTPFPFFRRISERKESTWIISLFVILHLIAFAATMAVNDCWGNSHGQCALDQLGRFSFQPLSENPLLGPSSSTLDTMGALRLRYLENDHQLWRLFTSPCLHAGVVHLIISLSSMIFVGIHLEQEFGPLRIGAIYILSALTGCLVAALFLQDRPSVASSGALFGLLGATLSGLIQNWKVYSKKFATLIAFATILMLNFILGLMPLINNFSNIGGFISGFIAGFILLFKPQVRKLHQNKRGIFDYEVKCSSVNLERKLDRPTSRIVSLVVLSLLVAGSAVALLQHTNLNKYCGWCKYIDCVPSRWWSCSDKTMECQTMMSSAQLTLTCSINGNFRVLPYANVSHARIEDLCNLLCS from the exons ATGGCGGAGAGCCCGATCTCAAAGCTCCAAACCTGCGTGGAGATCAAGTCGATTCCACCCTCATTTGCGCGAATGTCGACTGAACTCAGCACGGAAGAGTTGCTCAAAGAGTACAAAACCCCATTCCCCTTTTTCAGGCGGATTTCCGAGAGGAAGGAGAGCACATGGATCATCTCTCTGTTCGTGATCCTGCATTTGATCGCTTTCGCGGCAACCATGGCCGTGAATGACTGTTGGGGAAATTCTCACGGTCAATGTGCGCTCGACCAGCTCGGGAGGTTCTCGTTCCAGCCGTTGTCGGAGAACCCCCTGCTCGGCCCCTCGTCTTCTAC GCTTGACACGATGGGGGCTCTTCGACTGAGGTATCTGGAAAATGATCATCAATTATGGCGTCTTTTCACAAGTCCATGCTTGCATGCAGGCGTTGTCCACCTTATCATCAGTCTCTCTAGCATGATTTTTGTTGGAATTCACTTGGAGCAAGAGTTTGGACCAT TAAGGATTGGAGCTATCTACATACTTTCTGCTCTTACAGGTTGTTTGGTAGCTGCCCTATTTCTCCAAGATAGGCCTTCAGTTGCTTCCTCCGGGGCATTATTTGGATTGCTTGGTGCCACACTATCTGGGCTTATCCAAAACTGGAAAGTTTACTCTAAAAAG TTTGCAACTCTTATTGCTTTTGCTACAATCTTAATGCTAAACTTCATCCTTGGCCTGATGCCACTAATCAACAATTTTTCAAACATTGGAGGATTTATCTCGGGCTTCATTGCTGGTTTTATACTCCTGTTCAAGCCTCAAGTGAGGAAACTGCACCAGAACAAAAGAGGTATATTTGATTATGAGGTCAAGTGCTCCTCCGTCAACCTTGAGAGGAAGTTGGACCGGCCAACCTCAAGGATTGTTTCTCTTGTCGTCCTCAGTCTTCT AGTTGCAGGAAGTGCTGTGGCCCTTCTTCAACACACGAATTTGAACAAATACTGTGGCTGGTGCAAGTACATTGATTGTGTCCCCTCTAGATGGTGGAGCTGCAGTGACAAAACAATGGAATGCCAG ACAATGATGAGTTCGGCACAGTTGACTCTGACTTGCTCCATCAATGGCAATTTTAGGGTGCTCCCCTACGCAAATGTCTCACACGCAAGGATTGAAGACCTCTGCAACCTCTTGTGCTCATAG